Proteins co-encoded in one Lacerta agilis isolate rLacAgi1 chromosome 6, rLacAgi1.pri, whole genome shotgun sequence genomic window:
- the ZNF281 gene encoding zinc finger protein 281 isoform X2 yields the protein MKLGSGFLGGGGSSSSSSSSSSSTVTTATAAEPPAPPPPPHPQGMTFKKEPAGGFPLTASSSSSQRGSWGFFHSLMNIKQEKPSDQEEEEQQQQQQHHHHHHHHHYGGLFGIAGEERHPNLVGGGSGVEGASQSVIQDLSLFHHLHHHPHRGDLLLGIRGGGGEVGVGSSDEPKLDAQARKMKRPKSESQGIKAKRKPSVSSKPLAAGDGEAAMLSPSQKPHVCEHCSAAFRSSYHLRRHVLIHTGERPFQCSQCNMGFIQKYLLQRHEKIHSREKPFGCDQCSMKFIQKYHMERHKRTHSGEKPYKCETCQQYFSRTDRLLKHRRTCGEAIGKAGAGMDPGPSNHSMGNLSMLSQGNTGSSRRKSKAKCVSTENKEHKPTHKVSDSQIASNMTLQNYAVEIPIVSSSGGLIGTGIEELQKKVPKLVFKKGNRKGTDKSFLNFVSPLPDLLGQKQLSGKPSGSLGIVANTSVDAIGFVQTASSKPGQINSNYDDAIQFSKKRRYLQTASSNSAFSINVGHMASQPSVIQSAGVSVMDSETPLSLIDSSSLNADIKSCHDKSGIPDEVLQSLLEQYSHKSEGQKEDPFSITEQRVDLHASGEHTEMVQEENLSPSSQTASNDKANMLQEYSKYLQHAFERTTNSTGFAFGPSFQFVSLSSGLHNHTLFQDKQIYTTSPLECGFSQSVTSVLPSALSKPPFGMLLGSQPGFYLSALEATHQQLTPSQELDDLIDSQKNIDTSSGYQSTPQKLNSQKEQKNLESSSSFPLPSQELANQIDPQKDLEHRATYQIETFAQAFGSQFKTGSRVPMTFIANSNGEVDHRVRTSVSDFSGYTNIMSDVSEPCSTRVKTPTSQSYR from the exons ATGAAGCTCGGCAGCGGCTTCctgggaggcggcggc tcttcctcctcctcctcctcctcctcctcttccaccgtGACCACCGCAACTGCCGCCGAGCCCCCCGCCCCACCGCCGCCTCCTCACCCTCAGGGCATGACTTTCAAGAAAGAGCCGGCGGGGGGCTTCCCTCTCACGgcctcctcgtcgtcgtcgcaGCGGGGCTCCTGGGGCTTCTTCCACTCGCTCATGAATATCAAGCAGGAGAAACCCAGcgaccaggaggaagaggagcagcagcagcagcaacagcaccaccaccaccaccatcaccaccactatGGGGGCCTCTTTGGGATAGCCGGGGAGGAGAGGCACCCGAACCTTGTAGGTGGTGGAAGCGGAGTGGAAGGGGCCAGCCAGAGCGTGATCCAAGACCTCAGCCTATTCCACCACCTGCACCATCacccccacagaggagacttgcTGCTGGGCatccgaggcggcggcggcgaggtgGGTGTTGGCAGCTCGGACGAGCCCAAGCTTGACGCCCAGGCCAGGAAGATGAAGAGGCCAAAGTCGGAATCTCAGGGAATCAAAGCCAAGAGGAAGCCGAGCGTTTCGTCCAAGCCCCTTGCAGCGGGAGATGGAGAAGCTGCCATGCTGTCCCCTAGCCAGAAACCTCATGTCTGTGAGCACTGCAGCGCTGCTTTCAGGAGCTCCTACCACCTGCGCAGGCATGTGCTTATCCATACCGGCGAGAGGCCTTTCCAGTGTAGCCAGTGCAACATGGGTTTCATTCAGAAGTATTTGCTGCAGAGGCATGAAAAGATCCACAGCAGGGAGAAGCCGTTTGGGTGCGACCAGTGCAGTATGAAGTTCATCCAGAAGTATCACATGGAGAGGCACAAGAGGACGCACAGTGGAGAAAAGCCATACAAATGTGAAACCTGCCAGCAGTATTTTTCAAGGACTGATAGACTGTTGAAGCACAGACGTACATGTGGAGAAGCCATAGGGAAAGCAGGTGCTGGAATGGATCCTGGGCCATCAAACCATAGCATGGGCAACTTGTCTATGTTGTCTCAGGGAAATACAGGTTCGTCAAggagaaaaagcaaagcaaaatgtgTATCCACTGAAAACAAAGAGCATAAGCCTACTCATAAAGTATCTGACTCTCAGATTGCATCTAATATGACCTTGCAGAATTATGCGGTGGAGATTCCTATAGTGTCTTCCAGTGGTGGCTTAATTGGCACTGGGATAGAAGAACTGCAGAAAAAGGTGCCAAAATTagtctttaaaaaaggaaacaggaaaggTACAGACAAGAGTTTTCTTAACTTTGTGTCACCATTACCAGACCTTCTTGGTCAAAAACAATTGTCTGGAAAACCAAGTGGCTCTCTTGGCATAGTCGCAAATACCAGTGTGGATGCTATTGGCTTCGTTCAAACTGCAAGTAGTAAACCAGGTCAAATAAATAGCAATTATGACGATGCCATACAATTTTCAAAGAAAAGAAGATACTTGCAAACTGCCAGCAGTAACAGTGCCTTTTCTATAAATGTTGGGCATATGGCCTCCCAACCGTCTGTAATACAGTCTGCAGGTGTGAGTGTTATGGACAGTGAAACCCCGTTATCTCTTATTGACTCATCATCTCTAAATGCTGACATCAAATCTTGCCACGATAAGTCTGGCATTCCTGATGAAGTCTTGCAAAGTCTTTTAGAGCAGTACTCTCACAAATCAGAAGGCCAGAAGGAAGATCCCTTCAGCATTACTGAACAGCGTGTGGACTTACATGCCTCAGGAGAACATACAGAGATGGTTCAAGAGGAGAATTTGAGCCCCAGCTCCCAAACAGCTTCAAATGACAAAGCAAACATGTTGCAAGAATACTCAAAATACCTCCAACATGCTTTTGAAAGAACAACTAATAGCACTGGTTTTGCTTTTGGACCCAGTTTCCAATTTGTAAGTTTGTCTTCAGGCCTTCATAACCATACTTTGTTTCAAGACAAACAAATATACACTACATCTCCACTTGAGTGTGGTTTCAGCCAATCTGTTACCTCAGTGTTGCCATCTGCATTGTCAAAGCCTCCTTTTGGGATGTTGCTTGGATCTCAGCCAGGTTTTTATTTATCTGCTTTGGAAGCAACACATCAACAGTTGACTCCTTCACAAGAACTAGATGATCTGATAGACTCCCAGAAGAACATAGACACTTCATCAGGCTATCAGTCCACACCTCAAAAATTGAATAGCCAGAAGGAACAAAAAAATCTAGAATCTTCATCAAGCTTTCCACTTCCTTCTCAGGAACTAGCTAACCAGATAGATCCCCAGAAGGACTTAGAGCATCGAGCAACATACCAGATAGAGACCTTTGCACAAGCATTTGGTTCTCAGTTTAAGACGGGCAGCAGGGTGCCAATGACTTTCATTGCTAACTCTAATGGGGAAGTGGACCATAGAGTAAGGACTTCAGTGTCAGATTTCTCAGGGTATACAAATATAATGTCTGATGTAAGTGAGCCATGTAGTACAAGAGTAAAGACCCCAACTAGCCAAAGTTATAGGTAA
- the ZNF281 gene encoding zinc finger protein 281 isoform X1: protein MKLGSGFLGGGGGGGSSSSSSKRAAMEPTFPPSMVMFNHRLPPVTSFTRPAAPPQHCGLALASASSANSSSSSAASSSSSSSSSSSSSSSTVTTATAAEPPAPPPPPHPQGMTFKKEPAGGFPLTASSSSSQRGSWGFFHSLMNIKQEKPSDQEEEEQQQQQQHHHHHHHHHYGGLFGIAGEERHPNLVGGGSGVEGASQSVIQDLSLFHHLHHHPHRGDLLLGIRGGGGEVGVGSSDEPKLDAQARKMKRPKSESQGIKAKRKPSVSSKPLAAGDGEAAMLSPSQKPHVCEHCSAAFRSSYHLRRHVLIHTGERPFQCSQCNMGFIQKYLLQRHEKIHSREKPFGCDQCSMKFIQKYHMERHKRTHSGEKPYKCETCQQYFSRTDRLLKHRRTCGEAIGKAGAGMDPGPSNHSMGNLSMLSQGNTGSSRRKSKAKCVSTENKEHKPTHKVSDSQIASNMTLQNYAVEIPIVSSSGGLIGTGIEELQKKVPKLVFKKGNRKGTDKSFLNFVSPLPDLLGQKQLSGKPSGSLGIVANTSVDAIGFVQTASSKPGQINSNYDDAIQFSKKRRYLQTASSNSAFSINVGHMASQPSVIQSAGVSVMDSETPLSLIDSSSLNADIKSCHDKSGIPDEVLQSLLEQYSHKSEGQKEDPFSITEQRVDLHASGEHTEMVQEENLSPSSQTASNDKANMLQEYSKYLQHAFERTTNSTGFAFGPSFQFVSLSSGLHNHTLFQDKQIYTTSPLECGFSQSVTSVLPSALSKPPFGMLLGSQPGFYLSALEATHQQLTPSQELDDLIDSQKNIDTSSGYQSTPQKLNSQKEQKNLESSSSFPLPSQELANQIDPQKDLEHRATYQIETFAQAFGSQFKTGSRVPMTFIANSNGEVDHRVRTSVSDFSGYTNIMSDVSEPCSTRVKTPTSQSYR, encoded by the coding sequence ATGAAGCTCGGCAGCGGCTTCctgggaggcggcggcggcggcggctcttcttcctcctcctccaagaggGCGGCGATGGAGCCCACCTTCCCCCCCAGCATGGTCATGTTCAACCACCGCCTGCCGCCCGTCACCAGCTTCACCCGGCCAGCCGCGCCCCCGCAACATTGCGGGCTGGCTTTGGCCTCCGCCTCGTCCGCCAACTCATCGTCCTCGTCCGCCGcctcgtcgtcttcttcttcctcctcctcctcctcctcctcctcttccaccgtGACCACCGCAACTGCCGCCGAGCCCCCCGCCCCACCGCCGCCTCCTCACCCTCAGGGCATGACTTTCAAGAAAGAGCCGGCGGGGGGCTTCCCTCTCACGgcctcctcgtcgtcgtcgcaGCGGGGCTCCTGGGGCTTCTTCCACTCGCTCATGAATATCAAGCAGGAGAAACCCAGcgaccaggaggaagaggagcagcagcagcagcaacagcaccaccaccaccaccatcaccaccactatGGGGGCCTCTTTGGGATAGCCGGGGAGGAGAGGCACCCGAACCTTGTAGGTGGTGGAAGCGGAGTGGAAGGGGCCAGCCAGAGCGTGATCCAAGACCTCAGCCTATTCCACCACCTGCACCATCacccccacagaggagacttgcTGCTGGGCatccgaggcggcggcggcgaggtgGGTGTTGGCAGCTCGGACGAGCCCAAGCTTGACGCCCAGGCCAGGAAGATGAAGAGGCCAAAGTCGGAATCTCAGGGAATCAAAGCCAAGAGGAAGCCGAGCGTTTCGTCCAAGCCCCTTGCAGCGGGAGATGGAGAAGCTGCCATGCTGTCCCCTAGCCAGAAACCTCATGTCTGTGAGCACTGCAGCGCTGCTTTCAGGAGCTCCTACCACCTGCGCAGGCATGTGCTTATCCATACCGGCGAGAGGCCTTTCCAGTGTAGCCAGTGCAACATGGGTTTCATTCAGAAGTATTTGCTGCAGAGGCATGAAAAGATCCACAGCAGGGAGAAGCCGTTTGGGTGCGACCAGTGCAGTATGAAGTTCATCCAGAAGTATCACATGGAGAGGCACAAGAGGACGCACAGTGGAGAAAAGCCATACAAATGTGAAACCTGCCAGCAGTATTTTTCAAGGACTGATAGACTGTTGAAGCACAGACGTACATGTGGAGAAGCCATAGGGAAAGCAGGTGCTGGAATGGATCCTGGGCCATCAAACCATAGCATGGGCAACTTGTCTATGTTGTCTCAGGGAAATACAGGTTCGTCAAggagaaaaagcaaagcaaaatgtgTATCCACTGAAAACAAAGAGCATAAGCCTACTCATAAAGTATCTGACTCTCAGATTGCATCTAATATGACCTTGCAGAATTATGCGGTGGAGATTCCTATAGTGTCTTCCAGTGGTGGCTTAATTGGCACTGGGATAGAAGAACTGCAGAAAAAGGTGCCAAAATTagtctttaaaaaaggaaacaggaaaggTACAGACAAGAGTTTTCTTAACTTTGTGTCACCATTACCAGACCTTCTTGGTCAAAAACAATTGTCTGGAAAACCAAGTGGCTCTCTTGGCATAGTCGCAAATACCAGTGTGGATGCTATTGGCTTCGTTCAAACTGCAAGTAGTAAACCAGGTCAAATAAATAGCAATTATGACGATGCCATACAATTTTCAAAGAAAAGAAGATACTTGCAAACTGCCAGCAGTAACAGTGCCTTTTCTATAAATGTTGGGCATATGGCCTCCCAACCGTCTGTAATACAGTCTGCAGGTGTGAGTGTTATGGACAGTGAAACCCCGTTATCTCTTATTGACTCATCATCTCTAAATGCTGACATCAAATCTTGCCACGATAAGTCTGGCATTCCTGATGAAGTCTTGCAAAGTCTTTTAGAGCAGTACTCTCACAAATCAGAAGGCCAGAAGGAAGATCCCTTCAGCATTACTGAACAGCGTGTGGACTTACATGCCTCAGGAGAACATACAGAGATGGTTCAAGAGGAGAATTTGAGCCCCAGCTCCCAAACAGCTTCAAATGACAAAGCAAACATGTTGCAAGAATACTCAAAATACCTCCAACATGCTTTTGAAAGAACAACTAATAGCACTGGTTTTGCTTTTGGACCCAGTTTCCAATTTGTAAGTTTGTCTTCAGGCCTTCATAACCATACTTTGTTTCAAGACAAACAAATATACACTACATCTCCACTTGAGTGTGGTTTCAGCCAATCTGTTACCTCAGTGTTGCCATCTGCATTGTCAAAGCCTCCTTTTGGGATGTTGCTTGGATCTCAGCCAGGTTTTTATTTATCTGCTTTGGAAGCAACACATCAACAGTTGACTCCTTCACAAGAACTAGATGATCTGATAGACTCCCAGAAGAACATAGACACTTCATCAGGCTATCAGTCCACACCTCAAAAATTGAATAGCCAGAAGGAACAAAAAAATCTAGAATCTTCATCAAGCTTTCCACTTCCTTCTCAGGAACTAGCTAACCAGATAGATCCCCAGAAGGACTTAGAGCATCGAGCAACATACCAGATAGAGACCTTTGCACAAGCATTTGGTTCTCAGTTTAAGACGGGCAGCAGGGTGCCAATGACTTTCATTGCTAACTCTAATGGGGAAGTGGACCATAGAGTAAGGACTTCAGTGTCAGATTTCTCAGGGTATACAAATATAATGTCTGATGTAAGTGAGCCATGTAGTACAAGAGTAAAGACCCCAACTAGCCAAAGTTATAGGTAA